The nucleotide sequence ATAACATTAGTAATAATCGGAATCATTGCTGCGATGACTATTCCGGCACTTTTGAATAACACAAATAAAGAAGAATATAGAACCGGTTTGAAAAAAGCAGTCTCCATGCTTCAACAGGCGGCTAACCTTGAATATGCTGAAACAGGTAATAATGCATACTCTTTTGCGAATTCGAAAGATTGGTATGACAACTTCTTCAGCAAAAGATTCAATATCGTGAGCTCTATGCCCTCGTCTATCAGCAAAGCTGTCCACTCGGGAGATGGGTGGACTGGAGAAATAGCATTCTATACAGCTGACGGTATGGCTTTTTCTATACACGGATACACCCAGTCTTGTAGCGTATTTATTGATGTAAATGGGGACAAAAAGCCTAACGAATTTACTCTGTCAAAAGACAACCTGAAAGACGGCTATATTATTTCTATAGAAAACTATAATGATGCTACAGACACACATACCTACGGGGCCATGAATATACTTCCTTTTGGACCTTCCGCTTGTATTATCGGTGGAGATAATGCTTATAGTTGCGAAGATTTCAGCGACGATGACGGTGACGACTATCGATAGTAGACTTTGCGATGCTGAAACTGCGTAGCAATTTTATTTAAAAAACAATTTTTAGCCCTCAGTGATTTACCATAAATCCTTTTCAGGTTTAGGCTCATTGGCATTATCCGCGTTTAAAGTATTTTGTATTGAAAATCTCCGACGGAGTATCGTGAGATTGCTTGTTGAAACTGCAGAAAAAGCGAATTTGTTTGAACGAAGTGAGTTATTCGCTTTGAGTTGAAACTAGCAATATAGAGGCACGGGAGCCGATTTGAGATACAAAATGCTTTAAACATGACTATCGATAGTAGACTTTGCGATGCTGAAACTGCGTAGCAATTTTATTTAAAAAGCAATTTTTAGTCCTCAGCGATTTGAGCTACTGACTTTTTCAACGCTTCGATTTTATCTTGGCTATCGGATTCAAAATATATTCTCAAAAGCGGTTCTGTACCGCTTTTTCTAATCAATATCCAGCTTAAATTGTCGCTTAAATACAATTTCAAACCGTCCATTGTATTTTTGCCGATTACATCAAGTGGCAAAATCGTTTTCACATCTCTAAATTTATTGATAATAACATCTTGTTCTGACTGATTTTCAAGCTTCATATCAATCCGTGTATTTATAAAATCAATGCTGTTTAAAACATTTTTATGCAAGTCTTGTTGAAGTTCAGCGAGTGTCTTCCCGTAATAAGCCATCGCCTCTAAAATCAAGAAATTAGCGATTATTCCATCTTTTTCTGGGATATGTCCTTTTATGCTCAAGCCGCCTGATTCTTCTCCGCCGATTATAACGTCATTATCACGCATAGCTTTTCCAACCCATTTAAACCCGACGGGGGTTTCAATGGTTTCGATATTTAATTTTTTTGCGACAATGTCATTCATAACACTCGCCCCAACAGTTTTGACAAGTTTTCCTGTAAAATGTTTGTTTTCTACCAAATGTTTCAACAAAATAACTATTATTTCATTTGCAGTAACAAACACTCCGTTTTCATCAAACACGCCAAATCTATCACCATCGCCGTCATTGCTGAGTCCAACAAGATTAGTATTTTTACATTTTTCTTTTAATTCAAGCAAATATTTTTCTTTCGGGTCAGGCATTTTTCCGCCAAAATTCGGGTCGTGGTTTAAATTTTCAGCTTCGAACGGGATATCATATTCTTTCAATAATTTTGTAAACAAGTAGCTATCTGCCCCATAGAGCCCGTCATAATTAAGTTTTAGACCTGATGATTTAATTTTTTCAAAATTTATCAATGTTTTTATATGCTCTGAATACACGTCTTCAAACGATTTGAACACATATTTTTTTGGACTAAAGTTATATTTTGTCAAATCTGCGTCAATATTTTCAACTATTTTTTTTGTAATTTCTTCTGTTGCAGGACCTGCGTAATCCGGAATAAATTTCATTCCAAGATATTCCGGAGGGTTATGAGAGGCTGTAAACATAATTCCACTGGCGTTATAATGTTTTGCAGCGTAAGCAATTACAGGTGTCGGAACTATTTTATCCGAAAGCCAAACATTAAATCCGAAACCAGATAAAATTTCGGCGGTATATTTTGCAAACGTATCCGCCATATTTCTTGGGTCATAGCCGATGATAAAGAGCTTATCAACGCCAAAAGTATCAATTTGATACTTCGCAATCGCAAGAGCTGTCTTTCTTACATTTTCCTCGGTAAAATCTTTACCAACTATAGCTCGCCAACCATCTGTTCCAAATTTTATATTTGTCATAAAAAAACCTTTTTTGTATTATACTCATAATTGATTTTATTAAATAAATGAAGTATTAGCAAATGGAAAAACTAAAAGTCGAAAAAATATACTATTTAGGCCCCGAAGGTACTTACACCCACAAGGCTTTAACCTTTTTTGAAAAAGAATTTAATCTTGAAGCAAATGATTACACTCCTTTGAAAACAATTAAAAAAGTGCTTGAAGCAGTAAACGATAACGGCGATGTCCTCGGTGTAATCCCTATCGAAAACTCAATCGAAGGAATAGTAAGAGAGTCAATTGACAACTTAATAAAACAAAGCGATGAAAGAGTTACAATAATGGGCGAGGTCATATTGCCAATCTCTCACGCTTTGATGTCAAAAGCTATAAATAAAAACAAAATCAAAACCATCATATCTCACCCTCAAGCACTTGCTCAATGTGCAAATTATATTGAAAAAGAACTTGACGATGTGCAAATTCTTGAAGAAACATCAACAAGTGCCGCTGCTAAAAGAGTGAGCCTTTTGGATAACACTTACGCAGCTATCGCAAATGAAATGGCCGCTGACGTTTTTAATTTAAGCATTTTAGATACCGCCATAAACGATGAAAAAGATAACAAAACAA is from Candidatus Gastranaerophilales bacterium and encodes:
- a CDS encoding type II secretion system protein, yielding MQNSEVKGNKKSMKKAFTLAEVLITLVIIGIIAAMTIPALLNNTNKEEYRTGLKKAVSMLQQAANLEYAETGNNAYSFANSKDWYDNFFSKRFNIVSSMPSSISKAVHSGDGWTGEIAFYTADGMAFSIHGYTQSCSVFIDVNGDKKPNEFTLSKDNLKDGYIISIENYNDATDTHTYGAMNILPFGPSACIIGGDNAYSCEDFSDDDGDDYR
- the pheA gene encoding prephenate dehydratase; amino-acid sequence: MEKLKVEKIYYLGPEGTYTHKALTFFEKEFNLEANDYTPLKTIKKVLEAVNDNGDVLGVIPIENSIEGIVRESIDNLIKQSDERVTIMGEVILPISHALMSKAINKNKIKTIISHPQALAQCANYIEKELDDVQILEETSTSAAAKRVSLLDNTYAAIANEMAADVFNLSILDTAINDEKDNKTRFLLIGKYEMPQTGNDKTSIVFSTKNVAGALAKILDVFNKYNLNLSYIDSRPSKKNLGEYNFFIDFDGHIEDKDVDNAMDEIAPLVSYFRFNGSYKKAVQ